Genomic DNA from uncultured Acetobacterium sp.:
TTACGATCATTGTCAGTTTTGTTGCTACCCGAAAATCTTTGCGGTTGCCAATTAATGAAGTGTTGGCCTATGAATAATGCCTGATAGCTGGTAACCCCACATAATTCAGGTAATTGAAAGAAGGGAGAAGCTTATGAAAAATAAAGTCAAAAATGTTTTAATTAGTTCAGTTTGTATTATCGGGGCACTTATGCTTTGCCACCTGTTTGTTAACTGCTTTATTCCCATGATCCGAAGCATGCATGGTCTTTAAATCAGATCGCATCAATACCAAACCATTCAGATTTTGCTAAAAAAAGACCTGCAAAACGAAAAGTTCTGCAGGCCTTTAATAATCTTATGATTTAGTAATTCTTATCGGCGTAGCCAACCCAGCCGCCTTCTTTGACCAGGGTTTTATCAAATTCACCAACTTTGAAGTCGATGCTTTCCGTTTTGCCATCAGCACTGATAATAATCTGATCAGTATCTACATCAATCTCCATCGCGACATCTTTGCCGGTATAATTTGTAAAAAGAGCATCGATGGTTTCTTTAGGTAGCTCAATGGCAAACATACCGCAATTGTACATATTCTGTCGGAAGATCCGGGCAAAACTTTCGGCAATCACAACGTTGATGCCATTGACCTCCAGGGCCCAGGGAGCATGCTCTCTGGACGAACCACAGCCGAAGTTTTCCCGGGTAACAAGCACTGCTTTATCCTGGGTATCTGCTTTGGTGAAACCTGGCAAAACCAGATCCTCCAACAAATTTGGCTGTAAGGCTTCTTTGGTAATTTCAGTCAGATATTTTGCCGGGATGATTTCATCGGTATTGATATCACTGCGATCTAAAAATAATACATTTCCTTTAAAATTTTTCATGTCTATCCACCTATGCCTTAAATAAATCAGAATTTGTAATGGTGCCGGTAATTGCTGCCGCTGCTGCTGATGCCGGGCTCATCAGGTGAACCATGCCACCCTTACCCATTCGGCCGTTGAAATTACGGTTGGTCGTGGACGCACAAACTTCGCCTTCAGCCAGTACCCCGTTGCTCATCCCCAGACAGGCACCGCAGGTAGGATTGGTCACACAAAAACCGGCATCCTGGAAGATTTCGATGAGTCCTTCTTTTAAGGCCATGGAGTATATCGCCGGAGTTGCCGGGCTGACAATGGCACGCACATCATCGCTGATTTTTTTGCCCTTTAAAACACTGGCGGCGATTCGCAAATCTTCAATCCGGCCGTTGGTGCAGCTGCCGATGTAGATCTGATCAACCCGGGTACCTTCTTCTTGCTTCACGGTGCGAACCTGATCCGGTTTAAAACCGATCGTCACCATTGGTTCTAGATTCGAAATATTATATTCGCAAATTCGTTCATATTCAGCATCGGCATCAGATACCCATTTGGAATAGTCGTCTAGAGCGTCTTCTTTAGTGGCAAACTCATCCTTGATAAACTCCCACAGGTAGTCGACCGTGGTCATATCTGGATAACAGATCCCACAGGTGCCGCCGGCTTCAATGGCCATGTTGCAAAGGGTCATTCGGGATTCCATCGACATGGCATCCACCACTGGACCGGTAAACTCAATAACCATATTGGTGGCACCGTTGACGGTCAGCTCTTTAATGATAAAAAGAATCAGATCTTTGGCGTAGACCCCCGGTTTTAATTCGCCG
This window encodes:
- a CDS encoding 3-isopropylmalate dehydratase small subunit yields the protein MKNFKGNVLFLDRSDINTDEIIPAKYLTEITKEALQPNLLEDLVLPGFTKADTQDKAVLVTRENFGCGSSREHAPWALEVNGINVVIAESFARIFRQNMYNCGMFAIELPKETIDALFTNYTGKDVAMEIDVDTDQIIISADGKTESIDFKVGEFDKTLVKEGGWVGYADKNY
- a CDS encoding 3-isopropylmalate dehydratase large subunit; protein product: MGKTIAEKIFDAHRVDEPFPDTHVLKLDRVFCHEITTPIAITDLMARGMDRVFDPTKIKAVIDHVTPAKDSKTAEQGKILRDWARRHAIKDFFDIGKNGVCHAIFPEKGFVRPGYTIIMGDSHTCTHGAFGAFAAGIGTTDLEVGILKGVCAFHFPKTIKIVLTGELKPGVYAKDLILFIIKELTVNGATNMVIEFTGPVVDAMSMESRMTLCNMAIEAGGTCGICYPDMTTVDYLWEFIKDEFATKEDALDDYSKWVSDADAEYERICEYNISNLEPMVTIGFKPDQVRTVKQEEGTRVDQIYIGSCTNGRIEDLRIAASVLKGKKISDDVRAIVSPATPAIYSMALKEGLIEIFQDAGFCVTNPTCGACLGMSNGVLAEGEVCASTTNRNFNGRMGKGGMVHLMSPASAAAAAITGTITNSDLFKA